A single window of Zea mays cultivar B73 chromosome 10, Zm-B73-REFERENCE-NAM-5.0, whole genome shotgun sequence DNA harbors:
- the LOC100274447 gene encoding alpha-1,3-mannosyl-glycoprotein 2-beta-N-acetylglucosaminyltransferase isoform X2: protein MARSPCDLRLLLLAAAAAFIYIQERSENQCTSQLKSLIDQVSMQQEKIVALEEIKVRQDEERAHLRILIKDLEKRSVQKLLDKNVVPVAAVVIMACNRPDYLERTVESILKYQTSVASKFPLFISQDGANGAVKNKALEYKQITYMQHVDLEPVQTERPGELTAYYKIAKHYKWALDNLFIKHNFARVIILEDDMEIAPDFFDYFEAAAKLLDNDKTIMAVSSWNDNGQKQFVNDPKALYRSDFFPGLGWMLTKSTWIELSPKWPKAYWDDWVRLKEVHGHRQFIRPEICRTYNFGKHGSSLGQFFEQYLEPIKLNDVHIDWNSEDLSYLGEDKFSTKFGKEVASATPLRGSDAVLKAHNMAEDVRIQYDDQEGFEQIARQFGIFEEWKDGIPRTAYKGVVVFRYNSSQRRIFLVSPDSLRQLGV from the exons ATGGCTCGGAGCCCCTGCgacctccgcctcctcctcctcgctGCAGCTGCAGCTTTCATCTACATCCAA GAAAGATCTGAAAATCAATGCACCAGTCAATTAAAGTCCTTGATCGATCAAGTCAGCATGCAGCAGGAGAAGATTGTAGCATTGGAAG AGATAAAGGTACGGCAAGATGAAGAACGTGCACATCTGAGGATTTTGATAAAGGATCTTGAAA AAAGGAGTGTGCAGAAGCTACTAGACAAGAATGTGGTTCCCGTTGCTGCTGTTGTCATAATGGCTTGCAATCGACCAGACTATTTAGAGAGAACAGTTGAATCTATCCTGAA GTATCAGACATCAGTTGCTTCGAAGTTTCCGCTTTTTATATCTCAG GATGGAGCAAATGGAGCTGTGAAGAATAAAGCTTTGGAATATAAACAAATAACATACATGCAG CATGTGGATCTTGAACCTGTGCAAACTGAAAGGCCAGGAGAATTGACAGCATATTACAAGATTGCTA AACATTATAAGTGGGCCTTGGACAACCTATTCATTAAACATAATTTTGCTCGAGTGATCATTCTAGAAG ATGACATGGAGATTGCCCCGGattttttcgactacttcgaggcTGCAGCTAAATTACTTGATAATGACAA GACGATTATGGCTGTTTCTTCTTGGAATGACAATGGGCAGAAGCAGTTTGTTAACGACCCAA AAGCTCTTTACCGCTCAGATTTCTTTCCTGGGCTTGGATGGATGTTAACAAAGTCCACTTGGATTGAACTGTCACCAAAGTGGCCTAAAGC TTATTGGGATGATTGGGTGAGGCTAAAGGAGGTACATGGACATCGGCAATTCATACGCCCGGAAATTTGTAGAACATACAATTTTGGCAAGCAT GGATCAAGCTTGGGACAGTTCTTCGAGCAATACTTGGAGCCCATTAAGTTAAACGATGTTCAT ATTGATTGGAATTCTGAGGATCTGAGCTACCTTGGGGAG GATAAGTTTTCAACCAAATTTGGAAAAGAGGTGGCTAGTGCCACTCCTCTCCGTGGATCAGATGCTGTGTTGAAAGCCCACAATATGGCTGAGGATGTAAGGATCCAATACGACGACCAAGAAGGTTTCGAGCAGATAGCTCGTCAATTTGGAATATTCGAAGAATGGAAG GATGGCATCCCAAGAACGGCTTACAAAGGAGTGGTGGTCTTCCGGTACAACAGTAGTCAAAGGCGAATATTTCTCGTCAGCCCAGATTCTCTTCGTCAGCTGGGGGTGTAG
- the LOC100275071 gene encoding B3 domain-containing protein Os04g0386900-like — translation MSRCKPVGGESPAADGPDPRRPMSETPCSVQPGVVPLLGKPYFTCILCKSHVNQPFQVVVPKSLAPFLPGTTVPATVTWHGRSWEMRFTGGRQIQRLEAGWRGFALDNGLKLGDGCVFELVDGRAERVVFRVQVLRADIPAEIRERAGGYTSSSPILID, via the exons ATGAGCAGATGCAAACCAGTCGGCGGCGAGAGCCCAGCAGCAGACGGACCTGACCCGCGGCGGCCGATGTCGGAGACGCCGTGTTCCGTGCAGCCCGGGGTCGTCCCTCTCCTCGGGAAGCCATACTTCACATGCATCCTCTGCAAGTCTCATGTCAACCAGCCGTTCCAAGTG GTGGTCCCCAAGTCGCTGGCGCCGTTCCTCCCGGGGACGACGGTGCCGGCGACGGTGACGTGGCACGGGCGGTCCTGGGAGATGCGGTTCACGGGGGGGCGGCAGATCCAGCGCCTGGAGGCCGGGTGGCGGGGCTTCGCGCTGGACAACGGACTGAAGCTCGGCGACGGGTGCGTCTTCGAGCTGGTGGACGGCAGGGCGGAGCGCGTGGTGTTCAGGGTGCAGGTGCTCCGCGCCGACATCCCCGCGGAGATCCGGGAGCGGGCCGGCGGGTACACCTCGTCCAGCCCAATCCTCATCGACTAG
- the LOC100274447 gene encoding alpha-1,3-mannosyl-glycoprotein 2-beta-N-acetylglucosaminyltransferase isoform X1: MARSPCDLRLLLLAAAAAFIYIQVRLFATQSHYADRLAEAERSENQCTSQLKSLIDQVSMQQEKIVALEEIKVRQDEERAHLRILIKDLEKRSVQKLLDKNVVPVAAVVIMACNRPDYLERTVESILKYQTSVASKFPLFISQDGANGAVKNKALEYKQITYMQHVDLEPVQTERPGELTAYYKIAKHYKWALDNLFIKHNFARVIILEDDMEIAPDFFDYFEAAAKLLDNDKTIMAVSSWNDNGQKQFVNDPKALYRSDFFPGLGWMLTKSTWIELSPKWPKAYWDDWVRLKEVHGHRQFIRPEICRTYNFGKHGSSLGQFFEQYLEPIKLNDVHIDWNSEDLSYLGEDKFSTKFGKEVASATPLRGSDAVLKAHNMAEDVRIQYDDQEGFEQIARQFGIFEEWKDGIPRTAYKGVVVFRYNSSQRRIFLVSPDSLRQLGV, encoded by the exons ATGGCTCGGAGCCCCTGCgacctccgcctcctcctcctcgctGCAGCTGCAGCTTTCATCTACATCCAA GTGCGCCTCTTTGCTACTCAGTCCCATTATGCGGACCGTCTTGCGGAAGCA GAAAGATCTGAAAATCAATGCACCAGTCAATTAAAGTCCTTGATCGATCAAGTCAGCATGCAGCAGGAGAAGATTGTAGCATTGGAAG AGATAAAGGTACGGCAAGATGAAGAACGTGCACATCTGAGGATTTTGATAAAGGATCTTGAAA AAAGGAGTGTGCAGAAGCTACTAGACAAGAATGTGGTTCCCGTTGCTGCTGTTGTCATAATGGCTTGCAATCGACCAGACTATTTAGAGAGAACAGTTGAATCTATCCTGAA GTATCAGACATCAGTTGCTTCGAAGTTTCCGCTTTTTATATCTCAG GATGGAGCAAATGGAGCTGTGAAGAATAAAGCTTTGGAATATAAACAAATAACATACATGCAG CATGTGGATCTTGAACCTGTGCAAACTGAAAGGCCAGGAGAATTGACAGCATATTACAAGATTGCTA AACATTATAAGTGGGCCTTGGACAACCTATTCATTAAACATAATTTTGCTCGAGTGATCATTCTAGAAG ATGACATGGAGATTGCCCCGGattttttcgactacttcgaggcTGCAGCTAAATTACTTGATAATGACAA GACGATTATGGCTGTTTCTTCTTGGAATGACAATGGGCAGAAGCAGTTTGTTAACGACCCAA AAGCTCTTTACCGCTCAGATTTCTTTCCTGGGCTTGGATGGATGTTAACAAAGTCCACTTGGATTGAACTGTCACCAAAGTGGCCTAAAGC TTATTGGGATGATTGGGTGAGGCTAAAGGAGGTACATGGACATCGGCAATTCATACGCCCGGAAATTTGTAGAACATACAATTTTGGCAAGCAT GGATCAAGCTTGGGACAGTTCTTCGAGCAATACTTGGAGCCCATTAAGTTAAACGATGTTCAT ATTGATTGGAATTCTGAGGATCTGAGCTACCTTGGGGAG GATAAGTTTTCAACCAAATTTGGAAAAGAGGTGGCTAGTGCCACTCCTCTCCGTGGATCAGATGCTGTGTTGAAAGCCCACAATATGGCTGAGGATGTAAGGATCCAATACGACGACCAAGAAGGTTTCGAGCAGATAGCTCGTCAATTTGGAATATTCGAAGAATGGAAG GATGGCATCCCAAGAACGGCTTACAAAGGAGTGGTGGTCTTCCGGTACAACAGTAGTCAAAGGCGAATATTTCTCGTCAGCCCAGATTCTCTTCGTCAGCTGGGGGTGTAG